A region from the Metopolophium dirhodum isolate CAU chromosome 9, ASM1992520v1, whole genome shotgun sequence genome encodes:
- the LOC132952024 gene encoding eukaryotic translation initiation factor 4 gamma 3-like isoform X2 produces the protein MVVNNRHKKNVLNNFRTNEAESEDVSLENLSINEIQTNIIKHSWQYTVQLNPITFYDNNSEIQPNNEHQVWKETHYLSAFDEPSFGSLYASLCRVLDITISCRSGNHLTYRMSFKKCVITVCQNYFQKQCLDNTDIVMSVEHEQTQRRLKMQTIGCVRFIGEIFKQSILSPYVVHYCLKTLQSKTKERSIEYLCNLLKVAGKELNEKISLEDIFEHLIYLVSDEMRSKISPRIRFMVKDVIEVVMPSRVF, from the exons atggtcgTAAATAATAGACATAAAAAGAATGTGTTGAATAATTTTAGAACAAATGAg gctGAATCAGAAGACGTAAGCTTGGAGAATCTGAGTATAAATGAA atacaaacaaatattataaaacattcttGGCAGTATACTGTTCAATTGAATCCAATTACGTTCTATGACAATAATTCAGAAATACAA ccaaACAATGAACACCAAGTCTGGAAAGAAACTCATTACTTATCG GCTTTTGACGAACCTTCATTTGGATCTTTATATGCCTCTTTATGCAGAGTACTTGACATAACTATAAGTTGTCGAAGTGGAAATCATTTAACATACCGGATGTCATTTAAAAAATGCGTAATCACAGTttgtcagaattattttcaaaagcaATGTTTAGATAACACTGACATAGTTATGTCTGTAGAACATGAACAAACTCAAAGAAGACTTAAAATGCAAACAATTGGTTGTGTCAG atttattggTGAAATTTTTAAACAGTCAATATTATCTCCATACGTTGTTCACTACTGTTTAAAAACGTTGCAATCTAAAACTAAAGAAAGGTCTATTGAATACCTCTGCAATCTTTTAAAAGTAGCTGGCAAAGAGTTAAATGAAaaa ATAAGCTTGGAAGatatatttgaacatttaatatatttggtatCTGACGAAATGAGATCTAAAATATCACCTAGGATACGATTCATGGTTAAGGATGTAATTGAAGTGGTAATGCCTTCAAGagtattttaa
- the LOC132952024 gene encoding eukaryotic translation initiation factor 4 gamma 3-like isoform X1, with product MVVNNRHKKNVLNNFRTNEAESEDVSLENLSINEIQTNIIKHSWQYTVQLNPITFYDNNSEIQPNNEHQVWKETHYLSLYKNVLSILNKLTWTTFDQLVDEFQKLPIENVECLENIANIVALKAFDEPSFGSLYASLCRVLDITISCRSGNHLTYRMSFKKCVITVCQNYFQKQCLDNTDIVMSVEHEQTQRRLKMQTIGCVRFIGEIFKQSILSPYVVHYCLKTLQSKTKERSIEYLCNLLKVAGKELNEKISLEDIFEHLIYLVSDEMRSKISPRIRFMVKDVIEVVMPSRVF from the exons atggtcgTAAATAATAGACATAAAAAGAATGTGTTGAATAATTTTAGAACAAATGAg gctGAATCAGAAGACGTAAGCTTGGAGAATCTGAGTATAAATGAA atacaaacaaatattataaaacattcttGGCAGTATACTGTTCAATTGAATCCAATTACGTTCTATGACAATAATTCAGAAATACAA ccaaACAATGAACACCAAGTCTGGAAAGAAACTCATTACTTATCG ttgtataaaaatgtattatctatattaaacaAACTTACATGGACAACATTTGATCAGCTAGTAGatgaatttcaaaaattgcCAATTGAAAACGTAGAATGTCTTGAAAATATTGCTAATATTGTCGctctaaaa GCTTTTGACGAACCTTCATTTGGATCTTTATATGCCTCTTTATGCAGAGTACTTGACATAACTATAAGTTGTCGAAGTGGAAATCATTTAACATACCGGATGTCATTTAAAAAATGCGTAATCACAGTttgtcagaattattttcaaaagcaATGTTTAGATAACACTGACATAGTTATGTCTGTAGAACATGAACAAACTCAAAGAAGACTTAAAATGCAAACAATTGGTTGTGTCAG atttattggTGAAATTTTTAAACAGTCAATATTATCTCCATACGTTGTTCACTACTGTTTAAAAACGTTGCAATCTAAAACTAAAGAAAGGTCTATTGAATACCTCTGCAATCTTTTAAAAGTAGCTGGCAAAGAGTTAAATGAAaaa ATAAGCTTGGAAGatatatttgaacatttaatatatttggtatCTGACGAAATGAGATCTAAAATATCACCTAGGATACGATTCATGGTTAAGGATGTAATTGAAGTGGTAATGCCTTCAAGagtattttaa